One window of the Conexibacter sp. SYSU D00693 genome contains the following:
- a CDS encoding serine/threonine-protein kinase: MSGRAGELQPGDVFAGHRILGVAGRGGMGVVYRALQLDLDRTVALKLIAPTLALDDAFRERFVRESRAAAAIDHPNVVPVFSAGEHDGRLFLAMRYVEGQDLRSVVQALGPLDPERAARVVAQVAGALDAAHARGLVHRDVKPANVLLAADDHAYLTDFGLTKRLSEASVTGSGRWVGTLGYVAPEQIRADVPVDARADVYALGCVLYYALSAAAPFRRETDEATLWAHLHDAPPPLDDVAPGAPPALQDVLDRALAKDPADRYPSAGDLGRAALAAVGEGPAPGPERQVARGAAAPAGAADDETAVARTPPTPAGGEPHSDTPATRIAVARRAMGSWLGPVIALLAGAATVLVTVALLGGDDSDGGRSGSGTSATATTSTTASSAVRALRPVDVDDRPAGVALAGGRAWATGRRGRLRGVPLEGRGAVRSIALPDDRPASAIAAGLGSLWITQDGPDRLVRLDPRSGRVLGTVALPPGQPVAVAVLGRSVWVGRREQGGTPTDSVVKVDPASGEVTRDIIMGEEGVNTLDAGDGALFVSNRKRSRVTRIDASSGQRRSTAVGFRPRGVAVVGSSVYVAAYGENTVTRLSTDTLSGGAAIPVGQGPVGVAGAAGSVWVANYLEGTVTRIDARTGRVAARGVQVGTNPFAVAAGRRGAVVTNLADGTVQQVVGGS, encoded by the coding sequence GTGAGCGGCCGAGCGGGAGAGCTGCAGCCCGGTGACGTCTTCGCCGGGCACCGGATCCTCGGCGTGGCGGGCCGCGGCGGCATGGGCGTCGTCTACCGCGCCCTCCAGCTCGACCTCGACCGCACGGTCGCGCTCAAGCTCATCGCGCCGACGCTCGCGCTCGACGACGCCTTCCGCGAGCGCTTCGTGCGCGAGTCGCGCGCGGCGGCCGCGATCGACCACCCGAACGTCGTCCCGGTGTTCTCGGCGGGCGAGCACGACGGCCGCCTGTTCCTGGCGATGCGCTACGTCGAGGGCCAGGACCTGCGCAGCGTCGTGCAGGCGCTCGGCCCGCTGGACCCCGAGCGGGCCGCGCGCGTCGTCGCGCAGGTCGCCGGTGCGCTGGACGCCGCGCACGCGCGCGGGCTCGTCCATCGCGACGTCAAGCCGGCCAACGTCCTGCTGGCCGCCGACGACCACGCCTACCTCACGGACTTCGGGCTGACGAAGCGGCTCAGCGAGGCGTCGGTGACCGGCTCGGGGCGCTGGGTCGGGACGCTCGGCTACGTGGCGCCCGAGCAGATCCGCGCGGACGTCCCGGTCGACGCCCGCGCCGACGTCTACGCGCTGGGCTGCGTCCTCTACTACGCGCTGAGCGCCGCGGCGCCCTTCCGGCGAGAGACCGACGAGGCGACCCTCTGGGCCCACCTGCACGACGCGCCGCCGCCGCTCGACGACGTGGCCCCCGGCGCACCGCCGGCGCTGCAGGACGTGCTGGACCGCGCGCTGGCCAAGGACCCGGCCGACCGCTACCCGTCGGCGGGCGACCTCGGCCGCGCGGCGCTGGCCGCGGTCGGCGAAGGCCCGGCGCCGGGCCCGGAGCGCCAGGTCGCGCGCGGTGCCGCCGCACCCGCCGGCGCCGCGGACGACGAGACCGCGGTCGCCCGCACCCCGCCGACGCCGGCCGGCGGCGAGCCGCACTCCGACACCCCCGCGACGCGCATCGCCGTCGCGCGGCGCGCCATGGGCTCCTGGCTCGGACCGGTCATCGCGCTGCTCGCCGGGGCGGCGACGGTGCTCGTGACGGTGGCGCTGCTGGGCGGCGACGACTCCGACGGCGGTCGCAGCGGGTCCGGCACCAGCGCGACCGCCACGACGTCCACGACCGCCTCAAGCGCGGTGCGCGCGCTCAGGCCCGTCGACGTCGACGACCGCCCCGCCGGCGTCGCGCTGGCCGGCGGCCGCGCGTGGGCCACCGGCCGCCGCGGGCGGCTGCGCGGCGTCCCCCTCGAGGGCCGCGGCGCGGTCCGCTCGATCGCGCTGCCCGACGACCGTCCCGCCTCCGCGATCGCCGCCGGCCTGGGCTCCCTGTGGATCACCCAGGACGGCCCCGACCGCCTCGTGCGCCTCGACCCCCGCTCCGGTCGCGTGCTCGGCACCGTCGCGCTGCCGCCGGGCCAGCCCGTCGCCGTCGCGGTCCTCGGGCGCAGCGTCTGGGTCGGCCGGCGCGAGCAGGGCGGCACCCCGACCGACAGCGTCGTGAAGGTCGACCCCGCGTCCGGCGAGGTGACCCGGGACATCATCATGGGCGAGGAGGGCGTCAACACCCTCGACGCGGGCGACGGCGCGCTCTTCGTCTCCAACCGCAAGCGCTCGCGCGTCACCCGCATCGACGCGAGCTCCGGCCAACGCCGCTCGACCGCCGTCGGCTTCCGCCCCCGCGGCGTGGCCGTCGTCGGGTCGTCGGTCTACGTCGCCGCCTACGGCGAGAACACCGTCACGCGCCTGTCGACCGACACGCTCTCCGGCGGCGCGGCCATCCCGGTCGGCCAGGGTCCCGTCGGCGTCGCCGGCGCGGCGGGGTCGGTCTGGGTGGCGAACTACCTCGAGGGCACCGTGACGCGGATCGACGCCCGGACGGGCCGGGTCGCCGCCCGGGGCGTCCAGGTCGGCACGAACCCGTTCGCGGTGGCGGCGGGGCGGCGCGGGGCCGTCGTGACGAACCTGGCGGACGGGACGGTGCAGCAGGTGGTGGGCGGGTCGTGA
- a CDS encoding lysylphosphatidylglycerol synthase transmembrane domain-containing protein — protein MPRVQLTRRNVLLGVLFVVSIVAFLYFVLPQISGLEDTWHRIEDGDPLWLAVAGVFTVLSFGGYVVLFQAVYVRAGVRLTVSESYQITMAGLAATRLFAAGGAGGIALTAWALRRAGMDRREVADRTIAFLVLQYGVYMATLVVGGLGLYLGVLEGSDDFAITMVPAIIGAVALAIGMLAALAPTNLEERLEGYARRHGRLGRLAQRLATAPASMSAGIRLAAQQVRDRDPAVFGAIAYWGFNIAILWASFKAFGEAPPWAVIVMGYFVGMIANLLPLPGGVGGVDGGMIGALVAFDVATGSALVAVLTYRAFAFWLPTIPGAVAYFQLRRTVERWREERRAARRAGAASPAGALH, from the coding sequence ATGCCGCGCGTCCAGCTGACGCGCCGCAACGTGCTGCTCGGGGTCCTCTTCGTCGTCTCGATCGTCGCCTTCCTCTACTTCGTCCTGCCGCAGATCAGCGGCCTCGAGGACACGTGGCACCGCATCGAGGACGGCGACCCGCTGTGGCTCGCCGTCGCCGGCGTGTTCACCGTCCTGAGCTTCGGCGGCTACGTCGTGCTGTTCCAGGCCGTCTACGTGCGCGCGGGCGTGCGTCTGACGGTGTCCGAGAGCTACCAGATCACCATGGCCGGCCTGGCGGCGACGCGCCTGTTCGCCGCCGGTGGCGCCGGCGGCATCGCGCTCACGGCGTGGGCGCTGCGCCGCGCCGGCATGGACCGCCGCGAGGTCGCCGACCGCACCATCGCCTTCCTCGTCCTGCAGTACGGCGTGTACATGGCGACGCTCGTCGTCGGCGGCCTCGGCCTGTACCTCGGCGTCCTCGAGGGCTCGGACGACTTCGCCATCACGATGGTGCCGGCGATCATCGGCGCGGTCGCGCTGGCCATCGGCATGCTCGCCGCCCTGGCCCCGACGAACCTCGAGGAGCGCCTCGAGGGCTATGCGCGCCGTCACGGGCGCCTCGGCCGCCTCGCCCAGCGCCTGGCCACGGCGCCGGCGTCGATGTCGGCCGGCATCCGCCTCGCGGCGCAGCAGGTGCGCGACCGCGACCCCGCGGTCTTCGGCGCGATCGCGTACTGGGGCTTCAACATCGCGATCCTCTGGGCGTCGTTCAAGGCGTTCGGCGAGGCGCCGCCGTGGGCCGTGATCGTCATGGGCTACTTCGTCGGGATGATCGCCAACCTCCTGCCCCTGCCCGGCGGCGTGGGCGGGGTGGACGGCGGGATGATCGGCGCGCTGGTCGCCTTCGACGTCGCCACCGGCAGCGCGCTGGTCGCCGTCCTGACCTACCGCGCCTTCGCGTTCTGGCTGCCGACGATCCCCGGCGCGGTGGCGTACTTCCAGCTGCGGCGGACCGTCGAGCGCTGGCGCGAGGAGCGCCGCGCGGCCCGCCGGGCCGGGGCGGCGTCGCCGGCCGGAGCACTACACTGA
- the trxB gene encoding thioredoxin-disulfide reductase, protein MSDRIENVVIVGSGPAGYTAALYTSRANLEPLVVEGFMWGGLLQTTTDVENYPGFPEGIMGPELMQKLRDQAERFGTRFLTDEATELRLADEPGGIHEVVVGGETIKARTVVLSMGAEHKKLGVPGEEELANQGVSYCATCDAAFFRDRVILVVGGGDSAFEEAIFLSKFGSKVVLVHRRDEFRASKIMVDRARAAENLELKTPFVVEELHHGEGPYERVATLRNTVTGETEELAFGGAFIAIGHEPQSAVVRGQIDVDDEGYVKVQGRSTRTNKPGVFAAGDLVDHTYRQAITAAGSGCQAALDAEWYLRDTPEVPTPESIPHGDLAEAQWAATRS, encoded by the coding sequence ATGTCCGACCGCATCGAGAACGTCGTCATCGTGGGCAGTGGGCCGGCCGGCTACACGGCCGCGCTCTACACCTCGCGCGCGAACCTCGAGCCGCTGGTGGTCGAGGGCTTCATGTGGGGCGGCCTGCTCCAGACGACCACCGACGTCGAGAACTACCCCGGCTTCCCCGAGGGGATCATGGGCCCGGAGCTCATGCAGAAGCTCCGCGACCAGGCCGAGCGCTTCGGCACCCGGTTCCTCACCGACGAGGCGACCGAGCTGCGCCTGGCCGACGAGCCCGGCGGCATCCACGAGGTCGTCGTGGGCGGCGAGACGATCAAGGCCCGCACCGTGGTCCTCTCCATGGGCGCCGAGCACAAGAAGCTCGGTGTGCCCGGCGAGGAGGAGCTGGCCAACCAGGGCGTCTCCTACTGCGCCACCTGCGACGCGGCGTTCTTCCGCGACCGGGTGATCCTCGTGGTCGGCGGCGGCGACTCGGCGTTCGAGGAGGCGATCTTCCTCTCGAAGTTCGGGTCGAAGGTCGTGCTCGTGCACCGCCGCGACGAGTTCCGCGCCTCGAAGATCATGGTGGATCGCGCCCGGGCCGCCGAGAACCTCGAGCTCAAGACGCCGTTCGTCGTCGAGGAGCTCCACCACGGCGAGGGCCCCTACGAGCGTGTCGCGACCCTGCGCAACACGGTCACCGGCGAGACCGAGGAGCTGGCGTTCGGCGGCGCGTTCATCGCGATCGGCCACGAGCCGCAGTCCGCGGTCGTCCGCGGGCAGATCGACGTCGACGACGAGGGCTACGTCAAGGTCCAGGGCCGCTCGACGCGGACGAACAAGCCGGGCGTCTTCGCCGCCGGGGACCTCGTCGACCACACCTACCGCCAGGCGATCACGGCCGCCGGCTCCGGGTGCCAGGCGGCACTCGACGCCGAGTGGTACCTGCGCGACACGCCCGAGGTCCCGACGCCCGAGTCGATCCCGCACGGCGACCTCGCCGAGGCCCAGTGGGCGGCGACGCGCAGCTAG
- a CDS encoding RDD family protein — protein sequence MAEPPAGSPRPEAPLWGPPTGAGSPPAEPAWGTAPSSPPPGPRPLAGAKLASWPSRVGAAIIDALVLMPLLLGAYAALGIELDEEEASAVASSGDALLLGLWSAVLFAVYQCVLLLRWGGQTLGKRVVAIRVVRADGERLDLQTVVTRQVVMQAIPGSLFFVYSIVDGLWPLADRENRAIHDAVAKTRVLADPAR from the coding sequence GTGGCCGAGCCGCCGGCGGGTTCGCCGCGCCCCGAGGCGCCCCTGTGGGGGCCGCCGACCGGCGCCGGCTCGCCGCCCGCCGAGCCGGCGTGGGGGACGGCGCCGTCCTCGCCGCCGCCCGGCCCGCGGCCGCTCGCGGGCGCCAAGCTCGCGAGCTGGCCCTCGCGCGTGGGCGCGGCGATCATCGACGCGCTGGTCCTCATGCCGCTGCTGCTCGGCGCGTACGCGGCGCTGGGCATCGAGCTCGACGAGGAGGAGGCCAGCGCCGTCGCCTCGAGCGGCGACGCGCTGCTGCTGGGCCTGTGGTCGGCGGTGCTCTTCGCCGTCTACCAGTGCGTGCTGCTCCTGCGCTGGGGCGGCCAGACGCTGGGCAAGCGCGTGGTGGCCATCCGGGTCGTCCGGGCCGACGGCGAGCGGCTCGACCTCCAGACCGTCGTCACCCGCCAGGTCGTCATGCAGGCCATCCCGGGCTCGCTGTTCTTCGTGTACTCGATCGTCGACGGCCTCTGGCCCCTGGCCGACCGCGAGAACCGGGCGATCCACGACGCGGTCGCGAAGACCCGCGTCCTCGCCGACCCGGCGCGCTAG
- a CDS encoding wax ester/triacylglycerol synthase family O-acyltransferase, with protein sequence MAQPHLDPLTAVDAAFVLREDAGRTHTHVGSVALLEGPVPRWEDVLEHVRCRLHLVPRYRQKLVRPPGRFGRPRWVDDPSFNLEYHLRRAALPAPGDARRLTALVSRIISQRIDRTKPLWELLVVEGLADDRWAIIAKTHHALVDGVGSIDLLSILFDATDEVGDPDEPPTWLPRPEPTAAQLAAAQLGSAARQLTDLPFKALSAATRPNEVVDGAKEALTGVADAVRAGLRPAPDSPLNAPIGPHRRVAFATARLDDLRRVKDVFGGTVNDVVLACVAGGIRALYHHRGQPVGQAELRACVPVSTRQGDHGEGHRITPVLAPMPVHLADPLERLRAVNAAMAHVKDRQRALSAEAIVGMEDFAPPTILAQASRLNLSARLYNVLVTNVPGPQVPLFFLGQRLRTFYPLPYLGGDRALAVAAMSYDGEVAFGVLGDRDALPDVDVVSQGLRAALHELVALAAGRPTTLKV encoded by the coding sequence CGGCTCGGTCGCGCTGCTCGAGGGCCCGGTGCCGCGCTGGGAGGACGTCCTCGAGCACGTCCGCTGCCGGCTGCACCTCGTCCCGCGCTACCGGCAGAAGCTGGTCCGCCCGCCCGGGCGCTTCGGCCGTCCGCGGTGGGTCGACGACCCGTCGTTCAACCTCGAGTACCACCTGCGGCGCGCGGCCCTGCCGGCGCCCGGCGACGCGCGACGGCTGACCGCGCTGGTCTCCCGGATCATCTCGCAGCGCATCGACCGCACGAAGCCGCTCTGGGAGCTGCTCGTGGTCGAGGGCCTCGCCGACGACCGCTGGGCGATCATCGCCAAGACCCACCACGCGCTGGTCGACGGCGTCGGCTCGATCGACCTGCTCAGCATCCTCTTCGACGCCACCGACGAGGTCGGCGACCCCGACGAGCCGCCCACGTGGCTGCCACGACCCGAGCCGACGGCCGCCCAGCTCGCGGCCGCGCAGCTCGGCAGCGCCGCCCGCCAGCTCACCGACCTGCCGTTCAAGGCGCTGAGCGCGGCGACGCGCCCCAACGAGGTGGTCGACGGCGCCAAGGAGGCGCTCACCGGCGTGGCCGACGCCGTGCGCGCCGGCCTGCGCCCCGCGCCCGACTCGCCGCTCAACGCGCCGATCGGCCCGCATCGCCGGGTCGCCTTCGCCACCGCCCGCCTCGACGACCTGCGCCGCGTCAAGGACGTCTTCGGCGGGACGGTCAACGACGTCGTCCTCGCGTGCGTGGCCGGCGGCATCCGCGCGCTCTACCACCATCGCGGCCAGCCGGTCGGCCAGGCCGAGCTGCGCGCGTGCGTGCCGGTCTCGACCCGCCAGGGCGACCACGGCGAGGGCCACCGCATCACGCCCGTCCTCGCGCCGATGCCGGTCCACCTCGCCGACCCGCTCGAGCGCCTGCGCGCGGTCAACGCGGCGATGGCGCACGTCAAGGACCGCCAGCGCGCCCTCAGCGCCGAGGCCATCGTCGGGATGGAGGACTTCGCGCCGCCGACGATCCTCGCGCAGGCCTCGCGGCTCAACCTCTCGGCGCGGCTCTACAACGTCCTGGTCACGAACGTCCCCGGCCCGCAGGTCCCCCTGTTCTTCCTCGGCCAGCGGCTGCGCACGTTCTACCCGCTGCCCTACCTCGGCGGCGACCGTGCGCTGGCCGTCGCGGCGATGTCCTACGACGGCGAGGTGGCCTTCGGCGTCCTGGGCGACCGCGACGCGCTGCCCGACGTCGACGTCGTCAGCCAGGGCCTGCGCGCCGCCCTGCACGAGCTCGTCGCGCTGGCGGCGGGCCGGCCGACGACGCTCAAGGTCTAG